A genome region from Trachemys scripta elegans isolate TJP31775 chromosome 2, CAS_Tse_1.0, whole genome shotgun sequence includes the following:
- the FAM111A gene encoding LOW QUALITY PROTEIN: protein FAM111A (The sequence of the model RefSeq protein was modified relative to this genomic sequence to represent the inferred CDS: deleted 1 base in 1 codon): MCRSQTPPTPKRRRSNPGASALKVIGNTPISTEKPGTQDPESNASEDRKFTVNLGKNGGEYVVKGKANDSIYRALMALQDIRTHIKKQQGKEMHLQGKREIKGFVNLGMPLKCLPQKSHFEMKFYKVKGDQGGGEQGYRQLDSTGTECVVFYIAPIGKKGPDGAQIQKIMRQEFIKERCKICVFAPKGETIKNALCKDGRFLPLLEEKEWYLVENSETLHYSHYSVDDLDNQSFEVQVESERAVKARTEQRGGAPRERQGEAFYQFKLAVRAQYPDLEKQSELIQEFFKEEVSESGKHVKALLELHRKNFSKEAKNSTPVRVHKLLAGLSNSVGYVEWDYNGNRGCATCFVLCDGYILTCRHVVSDVAGPGVEEQHWAEISQSVRVSFSYENKHPKEDDWFDVEPCLEVSDQALDYAILKLKKRSSKFPNGLAKYISSPPHSGLIYIIGHPDGKEKSTDGCSIVTPLERGWRCFERLQKGQVEGHSSTNCGTIPESRTPQCIHMFTPRSFQEVTTNPTVVTYDTSFFCGSSGSPVFDASGRLIAMHTAGYLYSYCKQEHSIVEWGQLIKAILSDIKKKNPEWYKSVLEGHLRDTEAPSGGSEDTAEVPHNNPEGALSAETNDVIMESDSDLENDDLVADLIPSPRPLA; the protein is encoded by the exons ATGTGCAGGAGTCAAACCCCCCCCACGCCAAAAAGGAGGAGATCCAACCCTGGTGCCAGTGCTCTGAAAGTCATTGGTAATACGCCGATTTCTACTGAGAAACCTGGAACCCAAGATCCTGAATCGAATGCCAGTGAGGATAGAAAATTCACTGTTAACTTAGGTAAAAATGGAGGGGAGTATGTGGTGAAAGGCAAAGCCAATGACAGTATTTACAGGGCCCTGATGGCTCTGCAAGATATCCGGACTCACATCAAGAAGCAGCAGGGCAAGGAGATGCAtctgcaggggaagagggagattAAGGGGTTTGTGAACTTGGGAATGCCCCTCAAGTGCCTGCCTCAGAAGTCCCACTTTGAAATGAAGTTTTATAAAGTGAAGGGAGACCAGGGAGGTGGTGAGCAAGGATACCGCCAACTCGACAGCACAGGGACTGAATGCGTTGTATTTTATATTGCACCCATTGGAAAGAAAGGGCCGGATGGGGCACAAATTCAAAAAATAATGCGCCAGGAGTTTAtaaaagagcgctgcaagatatGCGTCTTTGCCCCAAAAGGGGAGACCATCAAGAATGCTCTGTGCAAGGATGGACGGTTTCTGCCCCTCTTGGAGGAAAAGGAGTGGTATCTAGTGGAGAACAGCGAAACATTACACTATAGTCACTATTCTGTCGATGACTTAGACAATCAGTCATTTGAGGTGCAGGTTGAATCTGAGCGTGCCGTTAAGGCAAGGACTGAGCAGCGTGGTGGGGCCCCTCGGGAGCGACAGGGGGAAGCATTCTATCAGTTTAAACTAGCTGTTCGGGCCCAGTACCCTGATTTAGAGAAACAAAGTGAATTGATCCAAGAGTTCTTTAAGGAGGAAGTTAGTGAGTCAGGCAAACATGTCAAAGCTCTGCTGGAATTGCATAGAAAAAATTTTAGTAAGGAGGCGAAGAACTCCACTCCGGTTCGGGTGCATAAACTCCTTGCTGGACTCAGCAACTCAGTAGGGTATGTAGAATGGGACTACAATGGAAACAGGGGCTGTGCCACTTGCTTTGTGTTATGTGACGGGTACATCCTCACCTGTCGTCACGTGGTGAGCGATGTAGCAGGACCAGGAGTTGAGGAGCAGCACTGGGCAGAAATTAGTCAGTCTGTCAGGGTTTCCTTCTCTTATGAAAACAAACACCCTAAGGAAGATGATTGGTTCGACGTAGAGCCTTGCTTGGAAGTCTCAGACCAGGCTCTTGATTACGCCATCTTGAAATTGAAGAAAAGGAGCTCTAAATTCCCAAACGGGTTGGCAAAATATATATCTTCACCACCACATAGCGGCCTGATTTATATTATTGGCCACCCAGATGGAAAGGAGAAGTCCACAGATGGCTGTTCTATAGTAACCCCACTTGAGCGGGGGTGGCGATGC TTTGAACGCCTCCAGAAAGGGCAGGTGGAAGGCCACAGTAGTACCAATTGTGGTACCATCCCTGAGAGCAGAACCCCCCAGTGCATCCACATGTTCACTCCAAGGAGCTTCCAGGAAGTGACTACCAATCCTACCGTAGTCACCTATGACACAAGTTTCTTCTGTGGCTCCTCAGGCTCACCTGTGTTTGATGCGTCTGGACGCCTGATCGCCATGCACACCGCTGGCTATTTGTACAGTTACTGTAAACAGGAGCACAGCATTGTTGAGTGGGGCCAGTTGATAAAAGCCATTTTGTCTGATATCAAAAAGAAGAATCCAGAGTGGTATAAGTCTGTGCTCGAAGGCCATCTGAGAGATACTGAGGCGCCCTCTGGTGGCTCTGAGGACACTGCAGAGGTTCCCCATAATAACCCTGAGGGAGCCCTCAGCGCTGAGACCAATGATGTGATAATGGAAAGTGACAGCGACTTGGAAAATGATGACTTAGTGGCGGATTTAATTCCATCTCCGAGACCCTTGGCCTGA
- the LOC117871782 gene encoding LOW QUALITY PROTEIN: protein FAM111A-like (The sequence of the model RefSeq protein was modified relative to this genomic sequence to represent the inferred CDS: inserted 2 bases in 1 codon), producing MREGQPNEKNKQDSPLKNPPPKRKRSVNSTPPLGDISKRQTRESPLISKKSTEEEQEFTVNLGDGGKDHVVTGKTHDSIYKALTAQADIHARLDKEKGKEMHLLGKKGIEGYVNLGMPLKYIPENSHFEMNFYKVNRNPKEGMVGYHQFESKGKKCIIFYVSSVGSRLENNARXTRILWCQQLVKDLIKLCVFAPKGETIKDALCKDGWFHSCLEKKEWKLVENGKCRTSDHYVDNLANRSFEVVVKTKQPFKAGDCSRNDQSRMASKEGQGKTYYYFKSSILDLYPDLKKQSTVIDELFAKAFAKALAEGKSKRAVFKLYRENFGKETKNSTLIKVHKRLGVLSDSVGFIEWANNGNDGSATCFVLHDKYILTCQHVVGHIVGEGVEEKDWASIISHSARVTFSYEDKYPKENSWFSLAPWFEISDKDLDFAVLKLEEGGSSFQVGLVQFSHPLPFNGLIYIIGHPDGQAKSADGCTVVPVFERNQDRIQRGQKEMCNSVRCGPEERRCIHMFTQSFQDVINNPNVVTYDTSFFFGSSGSPVFSADGQLVAMHTAGYQYEKNKQLHSIVEFGFSMMANLAAIKKKYKAWYEFELPSLGEDARSCPGEHEDFTSAYTNDIEMETLE from the exons ATGAGGGAGGGACAG CCCAATGAGAAGAATAAGCAAGACTCTCCCTTGAAAAACCCACCTCCCAAAAGGAAGAGATCTGTGAACAGCACACCTCCTCTGGGTGACATCAGTAAGAGACAGACAAGAGAGAGCCCCTTAATCAGTAAGAAATCCACTGAAGAGGAGCAAGAATTCACCGTCAACTTGGGTGATGGTGGCAAGGATCATGTGGTGACAGGCAAAACCCATGACAGCATCTATAAAGCCCTGACAGCACAAGCAGACATCCATGCTCGGTTGGACAAAGAGAAGGGCAAAGAGATGCACCTACTGGGGAAAAAAGGGATTGAGGGGTATGTTAACTTGGGGATGCCTCTCAAGTACATTCCTGAGAATTCCCACTTTGAAATGAATTTTTACAAAGTGAATAGGAATCCAAAAGAAGGCATGGTGGGATACCATCAGTTTGAGAGCAAGGGAAAGAAATGCATAATATTTTATGTCTCCTCTGTTGGCAGTAGATTGGAGAACAATGCTCG TACAAGAATTCTTTGGTGCCAGCAGCTTGTTAAAGACCTGATCAAGTTGTGTGTCTTTGCTCCAAAAGGGGAGACCATCAAGGATGCCTTATGCAAAGATGGCTGGTTTCATTCTTGCTTGGAGAAAAAAGAGTGGAAGTTGGTGGAGAATGGAAAGTGCAGAACTAGTGATCACTATGTTGATAATCTAGCCAACAGGTCATTTGAGGTGGTGGTTAAAACTAAGCAACCTTTCAAGGCAGGGGATTGTTCAAGGAATGACCAGTCCCGCATGGCCTccaaggaggggcaggggaagacTTACTATTACTTTAAAAGTAGTATCCTGGACCTGTATCCTGACTTGAAGAAACAAAGTACAGTGATTGACGAGCTCTTCgcaaaagcctttgcaaaagcCTTGGCGGAAGGGAAATCGAAGCGTGCTGTGTTCAAACTGTACAGGGAGAACTTTGGGAAGGAGACTAAGAACTCCACTCTTATTAAGGTGCACAAACGCCTTGGTGTTCTCAGTGACTCTGTGGGGTTTATAGAGTGGGCCAACAATGGAAATGATGGCTCTGCCACTTGCTTTGTCTTGCATGATAAGTACATACTCACCTGTCAACATGTGGTAGGGCATATTGTTGGTGAAGGAGTGGAGGAGAAGGACTGGGCGTCGATAATCAGTCACTCTGCCCGTGTGACTTTCTCTTATGAAGATAAATACCCAAAGGAAAACAGCTGGTTTTCGCTAGCTCCTTGGTTTGAAATATCTGACAAGGATCTTGATTTTGCTGTCCTGAAACTGGAAGAAGGTGGAAGCTCGTTCCAAGTAGGTCTAGTGCAATTTTCTCACCCATTGCCATTTAATGGTCTAATCTATATAATTGGCCACCCGGATGGGCAAGCGaaatctgcagatggctgtaCTGTGGTCCCTGTATTTGAGCGGAACCAGGA tcgtATCCAGCGTGGTCAGAAGGAGATGTGCAACAGTGTCAGATGTGGCCCAGAGGAGAGGCGGTGCATTCACATGTTCACCCAAAGTTTCCAGGATGTGATCAACAATCCCAATGTAGTCACCTATGACACCAGCTTCTTCTTTGGGTCTTCTGGCTCACCGGTGTTCAGTGCAGATGGCCAGCTGGTGGCCATGCACACCGCTGGTTATCAATATGAAAAGAATAAGCAGCTGCACAGCATTGTTGAGTTTGGCTTTTCCATGATGGCCAACCTTGCAGCAATTAAAAAGAAGTATAAAGCCTGGTATGAGTTTGAGCTCCCCTCCCTTGGGGAAGATGCTAGGTCTTGTCCTGGTGAGCATGAGGATTTCACCAGTGCTTACACCAACGACATAGAAATGGAAACCTTGGAATAA